Proteins encoded by one window of Paenibacillus sp. DCT19:
- a CDS encoding ABC transporter permease, giving the protein MPKLAGVENSQPQRHNRKKLWTIPFIIAITVTALLAILSLFTGVYDIRGQADGMEMFFITRVPRTIALMLTGAAMAMAGLVMQLITQNRLVEPTTTGTMEWSGLGLLFVYLVFPAPTLVLRMTGAIIFSFVGTMIFFVFLRKVKLRSSLVVPIIGMMLGAVISAFSTFIGLVFQVTQNIESWFVGSFSPVQIGRYEYLWIIILVTILIFIFADRLTLAGLGEDVATSLGVNYNRIILIGTGLISLAVGVVAAVIGNLPFLGLIVPNIVSMFRGDDLRSNLPWVCVLGMATIIVCDILSRIIIMPFEIPVSMILGTVGAVVFIAILLRQRRSKRRLR; this is encoded by the coding sequence ATACCAAAACTAGCTGGGGTTGAGAATTCTCAACCCCAGCGTCATAACCGTAAGAAGCTCTGGACGATTCCTTTTATCATCGCCATTACAGTGACGGCTCTTCTAGCGATCCTATCGCTGTTTACTGGCGTATATGACATCAGAGGACAAGCGGATGGCATGGAGATGTTCTTCATCACTCGTGTCCCTAGAACCATTGCTTTGATGCTTACGGGAGCGGCAATGGCCATGGCAGGATTGGTGATGCAGCTTATTACACAGAATCGTTTAGTAGAACCTACCACCACAGGAACGATGGAATGGTCAGGTCTCGGACTTTTATTTGTTTATCTAGTCTTTCCTGCTCCAACGTTAGTACTTAGAATGACAGGTGCAATCATTTTTTCTTTTGTGGGAACGATGATTTTTTTTGTTTTTCTGAGAAAAGTTAAACTCCGTTCGTCTTTAGTTGTGCCTATTATCGGGATGATGCTTGGAGCAGTCATTTCGGCATTTTCAACGTTTATCGGACTTGTCTTTCAAGTGACGCAAAATATCGAGAGCTGGTTTGTAGGCTCTTTTTCGCCTGTTCAGATTGGTCGGTATGAGTATCTATGGATTATTATTTTGGTCACTATACTTATCTTTATATTTGCTGACCGGTTGACTCTGGCTGGACTTGGGGAAGATGTTGCTACCAGTCTCGGCGTAAACTACAACAGAATTATTCTTATTGGCACAGGACTCATTTCTCTAGCTGTTGGTGTTGTTGCGGCTGTTATTGGAAACTTACCTTTCCTAGGGCTAATTGTTCCCAATATCGTTTCCATGTTTAGAGGGGATGACCTTAGGAGTAATCTGCCATGGGTGTGCGTGTTAGGGATGGCTACCATCATTGTATGTGATATCCTGTCACGCATCATTATTATGCCGTTTGAAATCCCTGTTTCTATGATCCTTGGAACGGTGGGAGCCGTTGTATTTATTGCTATTTTGCTAAGACAAAGGAGGTCAAAAAGGAGGCTAAGATGA
- a CDS encoding iron chelate uptake ABC transporter family permease subunit, with protein sequence MSELTSSNPLNVDIDSSRPPRKRSARAFRTKKEEKRYWILLITLIVVGLLSSFGLLVYNNPVPVTSPSFIPVVTRRVVALVAMLMAVICQSLATVAFQSITNNRIITPSLLGFEAIYSTIHTSTIFFLGAAAFVNFSGVDSFLYQIAAMVLMCLILYGWLLSGKYGNLQLLLLVGIIIGTGLRSVSSFMRRLLSPSEFDILQARMFASVNNADAAYFPIAIPIVIVVAILLLTNAKRLNVLSLGKDVSTVLGSKHQVSVIYTLVLISILMAVSTALVGPLTFYGFLVATLSYQAAQTYDHRYVFPMALAIGFVILTSAYFIMNHIFHAQGVVSILIELIGGLTFLIVILRKGSL encoded by the coding sequence ATGAGCGAATTAACAAGTAGTAATCCACTAAATGTCGACATCGACTCTAGCCGACCTCCCCGAAAAAGATCAGCTAGAGCCTTTCGTACCAAGAAGGAAGAAAAGCGTTATTGGATTTTGCTGATAACATTGATTGTTGTGGGCCTTTTATCATCGTTCGGACTACTGGTGTATAACAATCCGGTTCCGGTAACTTCCCCATCATTCATACCTGTTGTTACAAGAAGAGTGGTAGCCCTTGTTGCCATGCTTATGGCTGTCATTTGTCAAAGCTTAGCAACGGTTGCTTTTCAGTCGATTACGAATAATCGAATTATCACTCCGTCACTCTTAGGTTTTGAAGCCATTTACTCCACCATTCATACAAGCACGATCTTTTTCCTTGGTGCTGCGGCATTTGTGAATTTTAGTGGTGTAGATTCCTTCTTATATCAGATTGCTGCTATGGTCTTGATGTGTTTAATCCTCTATGGATGGTTGCTCTCTGGCAAGTACGGCAACTTACAATTGTTACTTTTGGTCGGTATTATTATTGGAACGGGACTAAGGTCTGTATCATCTTTTATGAGAAGACTTCTGTCGCCGTCTGAATTTGATATTTTGCAAGCAAGAATGTTTGCTTCCGTCAATAATGCAGATGCTGCCTATTTCCCGATAGCCATACCCATTGTTATCGTTGTAGCCATTCTTTTGCTTACGAATGCCAAGCGGCTTAATGTATTGTCACTGGGTAAAGATGTCTCAACGGTTCTGGGCTCCAAACATCAAGTGAGTGTCATTTATACGCTTGTTCTCATTTCGATTTTGATGGCCGTTTCAACCGCTCTGGTTGGCCCACTTACATTCTATGGATTTTTGGTTGCTACGTTGAGTTATCAAGCAGCGCAGACCTATGATCACAGGTACGTGTTCCCGATGGCTCTTGCTATAGGATTTGTAATCTTAACGAGTGCGTACTTTATTATGAATCATATTTTCCATGCGCAAGGTGTTGTCTCCATTCTTATTGAATTGATTGGTGGACTAACATTCTTAATTGTTATTTTAAGGAAGGGTTCGTTATGA
- a CDS encoding ABC transporter ATP-binding protein: MIQIDNVKKSYAAEVEIGPLNISIPKAGLTSLIGPNGAGKSTTLLMIGRLLNLDEGQIKIANMDVSKSKSKDLAKIVTVLRQENHFVTRLTVRQLAGFGRFPHSKGRLTDEDEAIISKYIDFLDLTDLENRYLDELSGGQRQRAYVAMVLCQETEYVLLDEPLNNLDVARSVRMMEHLRYAANEFGRTILTVMHDINFAAKYSDRICAMKHGQIAAFGTVDEVMEPEILTDIFETKIEIIEGPYGPIAIY, encoded by the coding sequence ATGATACAGATCGATAATGTCAAAAAGTCCTATGCAGCCGAGGTAGAAATTGGTCCTTTGAATATTAGTATCCCCAAAGCCGGTCTTACTTCATTAATTGGGCCTAACGGAGCAGGGAAGTCTACAACGCTTCTGATGATTGGTAGGCTTCTGAATTTGGACGAAGGCCAGATTAAGATTGCCAATATGGATGTTTCCAAATCCAAGTCCAAAGACTTAGCCAAAATTGTAACAGTGCTACGGCAAGAAAATCATTTTGTCACAAGACTCACGGTTAGACAGCTTGCTGGATTTGGACGTTTTCCTCATTCCAAGGGAAGATTAACGGATGAAGATGAAGCGATTATCTCTAAATATATTGATTTTCTAGACTTAACTGATCTGGAAAATAGATATTTAGACGAGCTTTCCGGTGGTCAACGGCAGAGAGCGTATGTTGCGATGGTTTTGTGTCAGGAGACAGAATACGTGCTCTTGGACGAGCCGTTGAACAATCTGGATGTGGCCCGCTCTGTTCGAATGATGGAGCATCTGAGATATGCAGCTAATGAATTTGGACGAACCATTCTAACGGTTATGCATGATATTAATTTTGCCGCCAAATATTCGGATCGGATCTGTGCGATGAAGCATGGTCAGATTGCTGCGTTTGGAACAGTGGATGAGGTAATGGAACCCGAGATTTTAACCGATATTTTTGAGACAAAAATCGAAATTATCGAGGGCCCATATGGACCGATAGCGATTTATTAA
- a CDS encoding alanyl-tRNA editing protein, with the protein MTDKLYYNSAYTHEWHTQITNRADKEDGIYVTLAETAFYPHGGGQPCDLGQIGGIAVLDVNLEDGEVWHKLEHSPEQVDVECKLDWQRRFDHMQHHTGQHLLSAITLKLADAMTLSFHLGTDYATIDVAAESVSAEQLAAIEYEVNQQIYRNAPIHTSWVTAEEAARLPLVKQPSVTEDIRIVEIEGVEYNACGGTHVSATGEIGLIKLLKTEKVKGGTRIYFKCGSRALDEFTATQQVLNGLTTKLKTSRDELLERIEKMEQEQKLLQSELNVVKATNDDYYAQELLAAREGLVIAQVFEDKPLKDMQSLATKLTAEHEGLVLFASISEAKVVLAQNGQPPEWACGPFFKGNLGAYRGKGGGSDKMAQAGFANSEDALAFYEFTKEQLGHH; encoded by the coding sequence ATGACAGATAAACTTTATTACAACTCAGCATATACACATGAATGGCATACACAGATTACAAATAGAGCAGACAAGGAGGACGGCATCTACGTTACATTAGCAGAGACTGCTTTTTATCCGCATGGTGGCGGACAGCCGTGTGATCTGGGGCAGATTGGCGGTATTGCCGTTCTTGATGTCAATCTTGAAGATGGAGAGGTGTGGCATAAGCTGGAGCACTCACCTGAACAAGTGGACGTAGAATGTAAACTGGACTGGCAGCGTCGATTCGATCATATGCAGCATCACACCGGACAGCATTTACTGTCAGCAATCACGCTAAAGCTCGCGGATGCGATGACGCTCAGCTTCCATCTGGGAACGGACTATGCCACGATTGATGTGGCGGCAGAGTCAGTAAGTGCAGAGCAGCTTGCAGCCATCGAGTACGAGGTGAATCAGCAGATTTATCGTAACGCTCCAATCCATACATCATGGGTAACTGCAGAAGAGGCAGCACGTCTACCCTTGGTGAAGCAGCCGAGCGTAACTGAAGATATTCGGATCGTTGAGATTGAGGGTGTGGAATATAACGCTTGTGGTGGCACACATGTGTCGGCAACGGGGGAGATTGGATTAATTAAGCTGCTGAAAACCGAGAAGGTGAAAGGTGGTACCCGGATTTATTTTAAATGTGGATCTAGAGCATTGGACGAATTCACCGCAACACAGCAAGTACTGAACGGCTTAACGACGAAATTGAAGACAAGCAGGGACGAGCTGTTAGAGCGCATTGAGAAGATGGAACAGGAGCAGAAGCTGCTGCAAAGCGAGCTGAATGTGGTAAAAGCAACGAATGATGATTATTATGCACAGGAACTGCTCGCAGCGCGAGAAGGGCTGGTCATCGCTCAGGTATTTGAGGACAAACCGCTTAAGGATATGCAGAGTCTTGCGACCAAGCTTACAGCAGAACATGAAGGCTTGGTGCTCTTCGCCAGTATCTCGGAAGCCAAAGTCGTTCTAGCGCAGAATGGACAACCGCCGGAATGGGCATGTGGACCATTCTTCAAAGGCAATCTTGGTGCATATCGAGGCAAAGGTGGCGGCAGTGATAAAATGGCTCAGGCGGGCTTTGCGAACAGCGAAGATGCGCTTGCTTTTTACGAATTCACGAAGGAGCAACTGGGTCACCACTAA
- a CDS encoding DUF1963 domain-containing protein has translation MTERIPCRREGCSNTILPATAAKTGGICMPCKQEIAREEHRKYIEANRRDVNLYEDMTDPVEILKIMHTHHVRDELIRYIPYGQSKEQVFLSLSAEQQAVMVEYAMDLIRTEDVDTGKDILVALVCYHGISLSEQIPELLAHEIYYPAILYKSASPEVRDQLLQQVNIDDENRNLLLLMLAYIGDDIVVQQFQQWKQSPPPWADQLYVAAEQYATEAGWELTTEGKRRMLFTTPSYSLFVVDEKESAATASGGEPISMLVNSSDCCPWCSRELTILVSLDAHHPALGEVSWKAEKLQVQTCMSCSCYGVVYMELNAEGEPVWSTYNVMPMGVDELDQEDCDVFTPDTTPHYHIATKPRNPYHGSEWANEPSLSQIGGHPGWVQDAEYATCPSCSTRMKAVGQVNGEELAEYGEGMYYMLLCEPCQMTAVTYQQS, from the coding sequence ATGACAGAACGGATTCCTTGTCGTCGAGAGGGGTGCAGTAACACCATTTTGCCCGCAACAGCAGCCAAAACAGGTGGCATCTGTATGCCATGTAAACAAGAGATTGCGCGGGAGGAGCATCGCAAATATATCGAGGCGAATCGGCGTGATGTGAACTTGTATGAAGATATGACTGATCCTGTTGAGATCCTGAAAATCATGCATACACATCATGTCCGCGACGAATTAATCCGTTATATTCCATACGGGCAGTCCAAAGAGCAAGTGTTTCTGTCTTTGTCAGCAGAGCAGCAGGCTGTGATGGTAGAGTACGCAATGGATCTCATTCGCACAGAAGATGTGGATACAGGCAAAGATATTCTGGTAGCGCTTGTCTGTTATCATGGGATTTCGTTATCCGAACAGATTCCAGAGCTGTTGGCTCATGAGATCTATTACCCTGCAATTCTGTATAAGAGTGCGAGCCCGGAAGTGCGAGATCAATTGCTACAGCAGGTGAATATAGATGATGAGAATCGTAATCTTCTGTTGCTGATGCTTGCGTATATTGGGGATGATATCGTTGTACAGCAATTTCAGCAATGGAAGCAATCTCCCCCTCCGTGGGCGGATCAACTGTATGTAGCTGCTGAGCAGTATGCGACAGAGGCCGGTTGGGAACTGACAACAGAAGGTAAGCGAAGAATGTTGTTCACAACACCGAGTTATTCCTTATTTGTGGTGGATGAAAAAGAGTCTGCTGCCACTGCTTCAGGCGGAGAACCGATCTCCATGTTAGTTAACAGCTCAGATTGTTGTCCTTGGTGCAGTCGAGAATTAACCATACTGGTAAGTTTAGATGCTCATCATCCGGCACTAGGTGAGGTGTCATGGAAGGCAGAGAAACTTCAAGTCCAGACCTGTATGAGTTGCAGCTGTTATGGGGTAGTTTACATGGAGCTGAACGCTGAAGGTGAACCTGTCTGGAGCACGTATAACGTCATGCCGATGGGCGTGGATGAGTTAGATCAAGAAGACTGCGATGTGTTTACGCCAGATACAACTCCTCATTACCACATTGCGACCAAACCGCGAAACCCTTATCACGGCAGTGAGTGGGCCAACGAACCTTCACTGTCGCAAATAGGCGGACATCCGGGATGGGTACAGGATGCGGAGTATGCAACTTGTCCGTCCTGTTCTACCCGCATGAAGGCGGTTGGACAGGTGAATGGTGAGGAACTGGCGGAGTATGGGGAAGGCATGTATTATATGCTGCTATGTGAGCCGTGTCAGATGACGGCGGTAACGTATCAGCAGAGCTAG
- a CDS encoding GNAT family N-acetyltransferase, with the protein MTLSTENLFYSQRLKMTPPRTEDVQTMLLWNEDPEYLRNVDTDIAIPYSEKQLEDEGETKDKEVYFRLRTQEDEQLIGFVVIHSIEWNNRCGQLAIGIGLAEHRNKGYGTEALKLILRYAFHELNLDRVGLDVISYNARGIRAYEKVGFQLEGRIRSAVYRDGKRYDRLMMGILRSEWEAVSAELTP; encoded by the coding sequence ATGACACTATCAACAGAAAATCTATTTTACAGCCAGCGTTTAAAAATGACCCCTCCTCGCACAGAAGACGTGCAGACGATGTTATTGTGGAACGAAGATCCTGAATATCTGCGTAACGTGGATACGGATATTGCGATTCCCTATTCGGAGAAACAGCTAGAAGACGAGGGCGAAACGAAGGATAAGGAAGTATATTTCCGGCTACGCACCCAAGAGGATGAACAGTTAATCGGCTTTGTCGTTATTCATAGTATTGAATGGAATAACCGCTGTGGTCAGCTTGCGATTGGCATTGGACTTGCTGAACATCGCAACAAAGGCTATGGTACAGAAGCATTGAAGCTGATTCTCCGGTATGCATTCCATGAATTAAATTTGGATCGCGTAGGTCTTGATGTCATCTCCTACAACGCCCGAGGCATTCGCGCTTATGAAAAGGTAGGCTTTCAACTGGAGGGTCGCATCCGCTCAGCAGTATATCGGGATGGCAAGCGATATGATCGTCTAATGATGGGCATTCTGAGATCCGAGTGGGAAGCCGTCTCAGCAGAGCTTACACCTTAA
- a CDS encoding GNAT family N-acetyltransferase has product MEIRVDDLSGAQVIGLIAEHLQGMAEDSPPESIHALNLDGLKKPEITFWCAWEDQELLGCGAIKELDKEHAELKSMRTAKNHLRKGVARNILAHIIEVAISRGYKRISLETGSMDSFIPARKLYEDFGFTYCEPFADYILDPNSTFMTKEL; this is encoded by the coding sequence GTGGAGATTCGTGTAGATGATTTGAGCGGGGCACAAGTGATTGGATTAATTGCAGAACATTTGCAAGGAATGGCAGAGGATTCTCCACCAGAAAGCATTCATGCCCTTAATCTAGACGGCTTGAAGAAGCCGGAGATTACATTTTGGTGCGCATGGGAAGATCAAGAGCTTCTCGGCTGTGGGGCAATCAAGGAACTGGACAAAGAGCATGCAGAACTCAAATCGATGCGGACAGCTAAGAATCATTTACGCAAAGGTGTAGCTCGAAATATTCTTGCTCATATTATTGAAGTTGCCATAAGTCGTGGATATAAACGGATCAGTCTAGAGACTGGCTCTATGGATTCATTCATCCCAGCTCGCAAGCTGTATGAGGATTTCGGCTTCACGTATTGTGAGCCTTTTGCAGATTATATTCTGGATCCGAATAGTACATTTATGACGAAGGAACTGTAG